One Choristoneura fumiferana chromosome 25, NRCan_CFum_1, whole genome shotgun sequence genomic region harbors:
- the LOC141442508 gene encoding uncharacterized protein, whose product MIVCALKNGYIPLQLRDQRRHDDGGAHRVHPGSGGAGTIARARARSSPAPAPAPAAAPAPASTPPVQPAAPVPTDPVQEQKSSTPISSEVAAITEGAGGGGGGAREGARGRAQRAGRRPPRAATPAATPPPAAARTR is encoded by the exons AACGGGTATATTCCCCTCCAACTACGTGACCAAAGACGCCACGACGACGGCGGAGCCCATCGCGTCCATCCCGGAAGCGGTGGAGCCGGAACCatcgcccgcgcccgcgcccgctccAGCCCCGCCCCCGCTCCCGCCCCCGctgccgcgcccgcgcccgcgtccACCCCGCCCGTGCAGCCGGCCGCGCCCGTACCCACCGATCCCGTACAG GAGCAAAAGTCCTCGACCCCTATATCGTCCGAAGTGGCGGCGATCACGGAGGgcgcgggcgggggcggcggaGGGGCGCGGGagggggcgcgggggcgggcgcAGCGGGCCGGCCGGCGTCCGCCGCGCGCCGCGACTCCGGCCGCGACTCCGCCACCGGCCGCCGCAAGAACGAGATAG